From the genome of Candidatus Poribacteria bacterium, one region includes:
- a CDS encoding Gfo/Idh/MocA family oxidoreductase, giving the protein MQAPNSEPFRVGFLNVDSYSHMPLWAPHINPRPGEKDTPFTGMRITHCWDIEYEKAKAVAEPYGCEVVKNFDDMLGKVDGVISGGYYNHPWNHILHEPYLEAGLPNLINRPFANSLAKAQQMIELAQKNGATLLAPSSHEHNDAISRAKAWASDKQIVCYTATNSFDDYPTHGIHGLYMVCKAVAEAGNPVMSVAYQADSWHSPPGVLTFEHVDSEGRQFYGTLHQVSGSWGTVQIHTQEAYGGENFRIHTGTGYPFDKTEIWLPTIWAFQNMALHNEMPQTFDEILHKTNVFLAGWKSVLENADVAEEWEAPAELPNHPDHDTVSLFQKKFGDA; this is encoded by the coding sequence ATGCAAGCACCTAACTCTGAACCTTTCCGTGTTGGATTTCTGAACGTAGATTCATATTCACACATGCCGTTGTGGGCACCGCACATCAATCCGCGTCCTGGTGAGAAAGATACTCCGTTTACGGGAATGCGGATCACCCACTGTTGGGATATTGAATACGAAAAGGCAAAAGCGGTTGCTGAACCTTATGGCTGCGAAGTCGTCAAGAATTTTGACGATATGTTGGGGAAGGTAGACGGCGTGATCTCTGGTGGTTACTATAATCACCCATGGAACCACATCCTCCATGAACCGTATCTCGAAGCGGGTTTGCCGAACCTCATCAACCGCCCGTTTGCAAACTCCCTCGCCAAAGCACAACAAATGATTGAATTGGCGCAAAAGAACGGCGCGACCCTCCTCGCGCCATCGAGTCACGAGCACAACGATGCCATCTCACGCGCCAAAGCGTGGGCAAGCGATAAACAGATCGTCTGCTACACGGCGACCAATTCGTTCGACGACTATCCGACCCACGGCATCCATGGTCTCTATATGGTCTGTAAGGCGGTTGCGGAGGCGGGGAATCCAGTTATGTCCGTCGCGTATCAAGCGGATAGTTGGCACAGTCCGCCGGGTGTCCTCACCTTTGAGCATGTCGATAGCGAGGGTCGTCAATTCTACGGAACACTCCATCAAGTGAGCGGTTCATGGGGAACGGTGCAAATTCACACACAGGAAGCCTACGGTGGCGAGAATTTCAGAATCCACACCGGCACGGGTTATCCGTTCGACAAGACGGAGATCTGGTTGCCGACGATTTGGGCGTTCCAGAACATGGCACTCCACAACGAAATGCCACAGACGTTTGATGAGATTTTACACAAGACGAACGTCTTCCTCGCAGGTTGGAAATCGGTCTTGGAAAACGCAGATGTTGCCGAAGAATGGGAAGCCCCCGCTGAACTGCCGAACCATCCCGACCACGATACAGTCTCTCTATTCCAGAAAAAGTTCGGGGACGCTTAA
- a CDS encoding sugar phosphate isomerase/epimerase, producing the protein MPKIKGPAIFLAQFMRDEAPYDTMENIGKWVAGLGYKGVQIPNWDDRVIDIGKAAESKAYCDEFKGTLNEMGLAATEVAGYLAGQVLAVHPAYEVMFEAFHPPGLRGAERTAWATEELTKCIHASVNMGLDVIPVLSGGFAWHTVYPWPQRPDGIIEEAFKELAARWLPLLDLAHANGQVFAYELHPGSDIYDGATYEMFLDYTDNHPAACLNYDPSHFLLQQLDYIDFIRLYSERIKGFHVKDAEFRPTGRVGVYGGYQSWAGRAGRFRSLGDGQVDFTQVFTLLTEAGYDSWAVLEWECCVKSPEQGAAEGAPFIAKHIIETTDVAFDDFAGGETDTARNRDILGLS; encoded by the coding sequence ATGCCGAAAATCAAAGGTCCAGCTATCTTTCTCGCCCAATTCATGCGGGATGAAGCACCATACGATACGATGGAAAATATCGGAAAATGGGTTGCAGGTTTGGGGTACAAAGGTGTCCAAATTCCCAATTGGGACGATCGCGTCATTGACATCGGAAAAGCCGCTGAATCCAAAGCCTATTGCGATGAATTCAAAGGGACGCTCAATGAGATGGGGCTTGCAGCGACAGAGGTCGCTGGCTACCTCGCTGGACAGGTTTTGGCTGTGCATCCTGCGTATGAAGTTATGTTTGAGGCATTCCATCCGCCCGGTTTGCGAGGAGCAGAAAGGACAGCGTGGGCGACAGAGGAATTAACGAAATGTATCCACGCTTCGGTGAATATGGGACTGGATGTTATCCCGGTGCTTTCAGGCGGTTTCGCGTGGCACACCGTCTATCCGTGGCCCCAACGTCCCGATGGAATTATTGAAGAGGCGTTCAAAGAACTCGCCGCACGCTGGCTGCCACTTCTGGATCTGGCACACGCTAACGGTCAGGTCTTCGCTTACGAACTCCACCCGGGTTCGGACATTTACGATGGCGCGACCTACGAGATGTTCTTAGATTACACGGACAACCATCCTGCCGCTTGTCTCAACTACGACCCCAGCCACTTTCTCCTTCAACAACTCGACTATATCGACTTCATCCGACTTTACAGCGAACGTATCAAGGGGTTTCACGTTAAAGATGCCGAATTCCGTCCGACAGGTCGGGTTGGTGTATACGGTGGTTATCAATCATGGGCTGGACGTGCGGGGAGATTCCGTTCGCTTGGCGATGGACAAGTGGATTTCACACAAGTGTTCACACTCCTGACCGAAGCGGGTTACGACAGTTGGGCAGTCCTGGAATGGGAGTGCTGCGTGAAAAGTCCAGAACAAGGCGCGGCAGAGGGAGCACCGTTTATCGCTAAACACATCATCGAAACGACCGATGTCGCCTTTGATGATTTCGCAGGCGGAGAGACCGACACGGCACGGAATCGGGATATTCTCGGCTTGAGTTAA